TAATAGGCAAGCACCATATGGAACTGGTTAAGCGCGAGGGCTTTAACGTAGACCAAACGTAATTTCTTATCGGAGACACCAAGCTCAAGCAGTGAAAAATACTTGGCGATAGTAAAGTCTTCACAATCACCGGCATTGCTGCCGAGAAACTCCAGCGGAGTTGCCCAGTAGTCGTTTTTTCCCCAAAGATAAATATCGTCGACAAAGTTAAGTTGATTGAAGAAACGGTTAATCCGGGTCATCTGCTCCGCTTCACTTTTTCCCTGAAGTTCTGCAATGGTATTGCGCCAGGCCGTTACCCGTTTACCAGCCCGGTTACCATAAAAGCCTTCTACAGAATCTATCCAGCTCTGTTCCTGAGTATTCAATGCCACTGATGCAACAGAGAACATCAGAAGAGCAAGCGGTATCAGCTTTCTTCTCATCTATAATTCTCTTTTATCAGTTAAACGCAGCATATTGATTATTCCCTCAGTGCCGTTTGCTGGGCGGAAAGAATAGGCTTAAGCAGGTAATCCAGTACAGTACGCTTACCGGTAATAATATCCACTGAGGTAGTCATACCGGGAATAATAGGCAGCTCACCCATAGCACCAAATTTATGTTCATCGGTACGGACCCTTACCAGATAGAAACTGTTTCCTTCTTCATCCTGAATGGTGTCGGCACTAATATGTTCCAACACGCCTTCCAGACCACCGTAACGGGTAAAATCGTAGGCACTAAACTTCACCACGGCATGAAGGCCCGGACGCAGGAAGGCAATATCCTGAGGTGCGATCTTGGCTTCCACCAGCAGCGTATCTTCGGAAGGGACTA
This is a stretch of genomic DNA from Vibrio sp. SCSIO 43137. It encodes these proteins:
- a CDS encoding transglutaminase-like cysteine peptidase; protein product: MRRKLIPLALLMFSVASVALNTQEQSWIDSVEGFYGNRAGKRVTAWRNTIAELQGKSEAEQMTRINRFFNQLNFVDDIYLWGKNDYWATPLEFLGSNAGDCEDFTIAKYFSLLELGVSDKKLRLVYVKALALNQFHMVLAYYETPSSVPVLLDNIDPEIKPATKRRDLLPIYSFNGKNLWLMKEKASGKLAGKSSRLSLWNDLRSRNKTLDFNKPIINYDE